Sequence from the Thioclava sp. GXIMD4216 genome:
TTTGACGACGCCGATCTGGATGCGGCTGTCGAAGGGGCTATGGCCTCGAAGTTCCGCAATGGCGGTCAGACTTGCGTTTGTGCCAACCGTCTGCTGGTACAATCGGGCATTCATGACGCTTTCGTGGCCAAGCTGGCCGAGAAGGTCAATGCGCTGAAAGTCGGCCCCGGCACGGCGGAAGACACCACCATCGGCCCGATGATCAATTCGGCGGCGATCGACAAGATCAACCGCCATATCGAGGATGCGCTCTCCAAAGGTGCCACCCGCGCGACCAAGAAGCGCGCGCTGAGCGGCCAATATGCCGATCCGACCGTGCTTGTGGGCGCGACGCTGGATATGCAATGCGCCGGCGAGGAAACCTTTGGTCCCGTGGCTCCGGTCTTCAAATTCGAGACCGAGGAAGAGGCGCTGGAGATCGCAAATGGCACGCCCTTCGGTCTGGCGGCCTATTTCTACACCACCGATATGGCGCGTGCCTTCCGCTTTGGCGAGGCGCTGGAAACCGGTCTGGTGGGTCTGAACACCGGTGCGGTCTCCCATGCCGAAGCGCCGTTTGGTGGCGTCAAAGCCTCGGGTCTGGGGCGTGAGGGCGCGCAGGAAGGCATCGAGGAATATCTCGAAACCAAAGCCTTCCACTTCGGCGGGTTGTAAGCTGGCGGGCGGAACGGCCAAGGGCAGGCCTTGAGGTCTGCCTCTGGCCTAGCGGTCTTGCGAAAGGGTCAGCAGGGCCTTGCGGAACTCCGGATTGCTCAGCACGACCTCGCCCGCCCCCAGCGTTTTGGCATGGGACAGCGCCATTGCCACAAGCTGTTGCGCCTGTTCAACCGCCTGTGCAAGCGACAGGTCGTGTCCCAGCCCCGCGATGATCAGCGCGGCAAACAGATCCCCTGTGCCGGGCAGGGCGATCGGAAGTTTGCGTACAGGATGGCGGCTGGGAGGCTCGGGGCCCAGAATGATACTTTCGATATGGCCATCGGCTGTGTCCTCCAATGCGCAGCCGGTCACCACAAGCCGCGCATCCGCCCCCATGCCAAGCGCGTGTCGGGCGTGCTCCAGTGCCTCCAGCGTGGTAAAGGGTTGGCCGGTCAGCCATGCCAGTTCGAACGGATTGGGGGTGGCCAGATCGGCCAGCGGCAGGAGCAGGTCGCGCATGACATCGGCAATGGCTTCCGGCACGTAGAGACCCGGCCCGCTATCGCCCAGTACCGGATCGCAGAGATAGAAGAGGTCCGGATTGTCGGCTTTGGCCTGCGCGATGAACGCGGCGGTTTGCCGCGCCACCTCGACCGAACCGATATAGCCCGTCAGAAGGAAATCCGCCCGCTCGGGCAGGCCCCTTTCCTGCGCGCCGCGCAGCAGATCGGCAAAGAAGGCGGCGGGCAGGGCCTGTCCGCGCAGGGTCGGATAATCGGGGGTGTTCGAAAAGACGACGGTCGGGATGGCTGCGACCTCCAGCCCTGCCGCCTGCATCGGAAAGACCGCCGCCGAATTGCCGACATGGCCAAAGACAACCTGACTTTGGATCGAGATCACGAAAGGCGGATGGGGCATGGCTTGGGGTCCGTTGGCTGGCGGCATCGGTGGTGGGATCTTTGCGATACGCTTCCTGCTCTGGCGGGTCAATCGGCGCGGGGCAGCGGTCGGCTATGAAAAAAGGCCGGTCTTGCGACCGGCCAGTTTGGGGGAGTGCCCGTCAGGGAGAAGGCCGGGCTCCGCCTATTCCGCAGGGGACTGGTTGCGCAGGGCCGCATCGCCCTTCTGCAAGAACGAGATTGCCAGTCCCAGTGCGATCAGCAGGACAGGGTAGAGAAGCCCCTGTCCGCCGCGCCCGATGAACAGCAGGCAGACCAGCGCGAGACATCCCAGCGAGAGGAGCCGGTAGGCGGTGCGGCGTTCGAGGCGCAGCAAGGATGCCGCCGCACCGGTATAGAGCAGCAGGAAGTTCTGCCCCGCTGCCGCCAGAAGATGCGACATATCCAGAATACCCGCGCCGACCAGACCGACCACGCTCAGCAGCACGACGACCGTGACCATGACGGCATTCAGAGGCACGTCGTTGCGGATCTGGGCAATCGGGGCCGGAAGCAGCCCGTCGCGGGCGGCGGAATAGACCATGCGCGAGACCGCCCAGATTGCGGCTGACAGATTGGCAAAGATCAGCAGCACGGCGAGTGCGGCAATGGTGATGCGGCCCGCAGGGCCGAAGGACTGGCCGAAAATCTGCGCGAAAGGTGCGGGGCCTGCGCCCAATGCGCCCGCCTTGGCCACAACCAGCGCCAGCACCAGATAGAGCCCCACCGCCAGAAAGAAGGAAAACGCCATCGCGCGGGGGACGTCCCGCTTGGGGTTGCGGAATTCGCCGCCCAGATTGGCGCTGACTTCCCAGCCTGTAAAGGCGAAGAACACCATCATGAAGACCATGCCCAGACGGCGCAGGTCGGTATCGGCGGATGGTGTGCTGGCTGCCGACAGGTCGAAGGCGGGTTGCACGGCCAGATAGCCCACGATGGCCAGCCCCAGAATGAAGACCAGAACCAGAGAGGCGATGAAGGTGTTGACCCGTCCGGCCATTTCGGCAGACAGGAAATTGACCCCCAGAGCGGCCACGATCAGCGCGCCTGCATATACTGCCGCGGGGCCGCCAAAGGTTGCGGCGACGTAATGCCCGCCGGTCAGAGCCACAGCGGGCAGCCCTACCGAAACCGCCCCCAGAAACAGCAAGGTTGCACAGATCCGGCCGGATTTGCCAAAGGCGTGGCCCATGATAGAGGCGATGCCGCCCGCATCGGGGTAGCGCCGCCCGAGAATGGCGAAGACCCAAAGCAGAGGGGCGGCGGCCACCGCGCAGGCGATCCAGATCAGGGTCGCGGAGCTACCCACTTCCTGCACCGCCAGTCCCGGCAGCGTCAACAGACCCGCCCCCAGAACGATATTGAGCATCATCGCCGTGCCGCGCGTGACGCCAAGGGATTTTTTCAGCTCAGCCATGATCGGCAAGCTCGACGGCATGGAACGAAATCAGATAGCGCACGCCCTCGTCCAATGCGACAGAGCCGTGGCGCACCCCCGCCGGTAGCGAGATCACGGCCCCCGCGCCGCAGATCTGTTCGCCCCCCTCCCAGTAGAAGCGCGCCTGTCCTTCCAGCACCACAAGCGTTTCATCGGTCGGGTGCTGGTGCCATGCATGTTCCTTGCCCGGCGCGTCCTGCTGGACCTCGATACAGCCCTGCTGTGGCATGAGCTTTTCGATGATCGACCAGTAATCGGCCTTGGCGAGCGCGATCTGTTTGACCGAGGGCGTGGCGGTGGTTTCGGGTGTCGATGTCAGGTCTTTCATGGGGTTATCCTTCCTTGACGAGCTGCAGACGGGCCTCGCCCAGCCGATGGAACGGGCAGGCGGGGGTCTCGTTGGTATCGTCGATGAAATATTGTGTATATTCGCGGTTGGCCGGATCGCCGTAATGGCCCAGCGAGGGCGAGGGGGCGATCAGGTCGTAATCTTCCAACAGGTCGCGCACGCGCTTGAGCGAACGCTGGACCCCCGGCTCGTCGCTATCGGTGATGCCGTTGAACACCCAGCGCGGCTGGAAGGTGATCATGAAGCTGCTGGCGCGGCGGCTTTGACGCATGACATGGGCGGGTGTGTTGCACACCACGAAAATCGGTTCGCCGCCAAAGGAGAATTCCCATGTCGGATCATCGAGATTGCGGGAGACCCCGTCGGGTTGGGGGCTGTCATCCAGTGCGACGAGACCGTCAAGCAGGTCCCAGAACTGTTCGCGGTAACGATCGAAGGACTGAACCGGACCGGGACGGGCAAAGATGACCAGCGAGGTCATCGGGCCGATCCCGCGCGCCTGGGCAAGATAGGATTTCAGGATGGGGGCCAGAGTTTCCGGTGTCAGCGGGTCGGGGAAAGCGAAGCGCAGGCGATCCGCTTTGAAACCGGCAACGCCGAAGACACAGGGGAAGGGGCGGCTCTTGCTTGTCAATGCAGTGTCGAATTCACAGAAAACGGTCTTTTCCCAGCTTTGTCCGGAAAAAGCCTCGGTGACCTCGCTACTCTTGAAGACTAAATCCATGAATCATGATCCCTTCGTTGAATGACATGGTAAGTGTGGCCGCCTTGACGTGGCGCCGCCTACAATTCAAAACGCAATTCTCTCTTCGTTTCGAAGAAAAACTCGTTATCCTGACACGTAATGGGAGAGTTTCGATGCGTTTGAGTCCGACAGAGAACCTGATTTTGGAATTGCTGCGCGAAAACAGTCGCCGGTCTCTGACCGAGATTGCCGATATTGTCGGCCTGTCGCGCCCGACGGTGAAATATCATGTCGACAAGCTGATCGAGAGTAAGGTCATCAGTCGTTTCACGATCGAGGTGGACACGACGCAGGTGGATTCGGTCACCGGC
This genomic interval carries:
- a CDS encoding YqcI/YcgG family protein gives rise to the protein MDLVFKSSEVTEAFSGQSWEKTVFCEFDTALTSKSRPFPCVFGVAGFKADRLRFAFPDPLTPETLAPILKSYLAQARGIGPMTSLVIFARPGPVQSFDRYREQFWDLLDGLVALDDSPQPDGVSRNLDDPTWEFSFGGEPIFVVCNTPAHVMRQSRRASSFMITFQPRWVFNGITDSDEPGVQRSLKRVRDLLEDYDLIAPSPSLGHYGDPANREYTQYFIDDTNETPACPFHRLGEARLQLVKEG
- a CDS encoding cupin domain-containing protein, which codes for MKDLTSTPETTATPSVKQIALAKADYWSIIEKLMPQQGCIEVQQDAPGKEHAWHQHPTDETLVVLEGQARFYWEGGEQICGAGAVISLPAGVRHGSVALDEGVRYLISFHAVELADHG
- a CDS encoding amino acid permease; translated protein: MAELKKSLGVTRGTAMMLNIVLGAGLLTLPGLAVQEVGSSATLIWIACAVAAAPLLWVFAILGRRYPDAGGIASIMGHAFGKSGRICATLLFLGAVSVGLPAVALTGGHYVAATFGGPAAVYAGALIVAALGVNFLSAEMAGRVNTFIASLVLVFILGLAIVGYLAVQPAFDLSAASTPSADTDLRRLGMVFMMVFFAFTGWEVSANLGGEFRNPKRDVPRAMAFSFFLAVGLYLVLALVVAKAGALGAGPAPFAQIFGQSFGPAGRITIAALAVLLIFANLSAAIWAVSRMVYSAARDGLLPAPIAQIRNDVPLNAVMVTVVVLLSVVGLVGAGILDMSHLLAAAGQNFLLLYTGAAASLLRLERRTAYRLLSLGCLALVCLLFIGRGGQGLLYPVLLIALGLAISFLQKGDAALRNQSPAE
- the pdxY gene encoding pyridoxal kinase, translated to MPHPPFVISIQSQVVFGHVGNSAAVFPMQAAGLEVAAIPTVVFSNTPDYPTLRGQALPAAFFADLLRGAQERGLPERADFLLTGYIGSVEVARQTAAFIAQAKADNPDLFYLCDPVLGDSGPGLYVPEAIADVMRDLLLPLADLATPNPFELAWLTGQPFTTLEALEHARHALGMGADARLVVTGCALEDTADGHIESIILGPEPPSRHPVRKLPIALPGTGDLFAALIIAGLGHDLSLAQAVEQAQQLVAMALSHAKTLGAGEVVLSNPEFRKALLTLSQDR